A single region of the Paraburkholderia sprentiae WSM5005 genome encodes:
- a CDS encoding ATP-binding protein — translation MTSIRRWLLGWLIFGMAATSLVAAFAIFHTARREATELFDYELRTVALSLPSGLRGAGSSERHDPDLGDLADDRIVIEIWDSSGTLVYHSAQAPVFGRLPPGFNTVPHGDYHWRTFGVAQKDRYVQVAQPVSVREDLALHLALHTLWPLGVLLPVTIALVLLVVARGLAPIGGLSRALATRSIDSLEPLRLDGNVPVEIRPLVEALNDLLQRLHTASQAQRTFIADAAHELRSPLAALKLQLQAASRDGSLKGEGQTLERVEQRVNRIIHLVQQLLALAREDAQPVTSTVPVSLRRIGEQAVSDYSVLAELREIDLGLECEHARAPNDTYTVLAEPHSISVLLGNLINNAIRHTPPGGRVDVVLRRAGECVGFEVVDSGSGIPEAERERVFDRFYRGDGSKGEGSGLGLAIVARIAERHQLELSLRNNVGAPGLRVSVTGLRARDAPAPAAATN, via the coding sequence TCGATTCGCCGCTGGCTGCTCGGTTGGCTGATCTTCGGCATGGCGGCGACCTCGTTGGTCGCGGCTTTCGCGATCTTCCATACCGCGCGGCGCGAGGCGACCGAGCTGTTCGACTACGAACTACGCACCGTCGCGCTGTCGCTGCCGTCGGGGCTGCGCGGCGCGGGCAGCAGCGAGCGGCATGACCCCGACCTCGGCGATCTCGCCGACGACCGCATCGTCATCGAGATCTGGGACAGCAGCGGTACGCTCGTCTATCACTCCGCGCAGGCGCCGGTGTTCGGGCGTCTGCCGCCGGGCTTCAACACGGTGCCGCACGGCGACTACCACTGGCGCACCTTCGGCGTCGCGCAGAAAGACCGCTACGTGCAGGTCGCGCAGCCGGTCTCGGTGCGCGAGGACCTCGCGTTGCATCTCGCGCTGCACACGCTGTGGCCGCTTGGCGTGCTGCTGCCGGTGACCATCGCGCTGGTGCTGCTGGTGGTCGCGCGCGGGCTCGCGCCGATCGGCGGGCTGTCGCGCGCGCTCGCGACGCGTTCGATCGATTCGCTCGAACCGCTGCGGCTCGACGGCAACGTGCCGGTCGAAATCCGGCCGCTCGTCGAAGCGCTGAATGATCTGCTGCAACGCTTGCATACGGCATCGCAAGCGCAGCGCACGTTTATCGCCGATGCCGCGCACGAATTGCGCTCACCGCTCGCGGCGCTGAAGCTGCAACTGCAGGCGGCCTCGCGCGATGGTTCACTGAAGGGCGAGGGGCAGACGCTCGAGCGCGTCGAACAGCGCGTGAATCGGATCATTCACCTCGTGCAGCAACTGCTGGCGCTCGCGCGCGAAGACGCGCAGCCCGTGACCTCGACGGTGCCGGTCAGCCTGCGCCGCATCGGCGAGCAGGCGGTCAGCGATTATTCCGTGCTCGCGGAGCTGCGCGAGATCGATCTCGGCCTGGAGTGCGAACACGCGCGCGCGCCGAACGACACCTATACGGTGCTCGCCGAGCCGCACAGTATCAGCGTGTTGTTAGGCAACCTGATTAATAACGCCATCCGTCATACGCCGCCCGGCGGCCGTGTCGACGTGGTGCTGCGGCGCGCGGGCGAGTGCGTCGGCTTCGAGGTCGTCGATAGCGGTTCGGGGATTCCCGAGGCGGAACGCGAACGCGTGTTCGACCGTTTCTATCGCGGCGACGGCTCGAAGGGCGAGGGCAGTGGACTCGGCCTCGCGATCGTCGCGCGGATCGCCGAGCGGCATCAGCTCGAGCTGTCGCTGCGCAACAACGTCGGCGCGCCCGGTTTGCGGGTGTCGGTCACCGGGCTGCGCGCGCGCGATGCGCCCGCGCCGGCCGCAGCCACGAATTGA
- a CDS encoding ProQ/FinO family protein produces MGFEQLAELKKQLAAARAAAESAGKPDRQSAARPASKSAGKPASNPGSHPDRGANPGTKPGGRPGAKPAANAGARPDGKPGARAGRSQPARHAAPADAKPVDPVVRSIGRLQKRFPVAFPKNPAPKLPLKIGVFEDLVVHAKELSLSEAELRDAIKTWCRGGRYWKSLVEGAARVDLAGVEAGKVTAQEAAGAQRLLAHRAAKGAQKAAEATASPDAPAAAASTDAQAQTSAQDDPQATAPASAPSQA; encoded by the coding sequence ATGGGTTTCGAACAACTCGCTGAACTGAAGAAGCAACTGGCCGCGGCGCGCGCCGCCGCCGAGTCGGCCGGCAAGCCCGATCGCCAATCGGCCGCGCGCCCCGCTTCGAAGTCCGCTGGCAAGCCTGCTTCAAATCCTGGCTCACATCCCGACCGTGGCGCCAATCCCGGCACGAAGCCGGGTGGCCGGCCCGGTGCGAAGCCGGCCGCGAACGCCGGCGCTCGCCCCGACGGCAAGCCCGGCGCGCGCGCCGGCCGCTCGCAGCCGGCGCGCCATGCCGCCCCCGCGGACGCCAAGCCGGTGGATCCGGTGGTGCGCTCGATCGGTCGTCTGCAAAAACGTTTCCCGGTCGCTTTCCCAAAGAATCCCGCCCCGAAGCTGCCGCTGAAGATCGGCGTTTTCGAAGATCTAGTCGTGCATGCGAAGGAACTGTCGCTGAGCGAAGCCGAGTTGCGCGACGCGATCAAGACGTGGTGCCGTGGCGGGCGCTACTGGAAGAGCCTCGTCGAAGGCGCGGCGCGCGTCGATCTGGCGGGCGTCGAAGCCGGCAAGGTGACGGCGCAGGAAGCGGCCGGCGCACAGCGCCTGCTCGCGCATCGCGCGGCGAAGGGCGCGCAGAAGGCGGCCGAAGCGACGGCAAGCCCTGATGCGCCGGCGGCTGCCGCGAGCACGGACGCGCAAGCGCAAACCAGTGCGCAAGACGATCCGCAAGCCACCGCTCCGGCCTCCGCTCCGTCCCAAGCCTAA